A portion of the Gigantopelta aegis isolate Gae_Host chromosome 10, Gae_host_genome, whole genome shotgun sequence genome contains these proteins:
- the LOC121384518 gene encoding octopamine receptor 1-like, with protein MMSELTQTLVQVNNPTEIYTNDIRSDAENVTRKCVNVTSTLAYAPVDAEFVIASVVLAVINMAVLFGNSLVVAAVFKTRKLRTVTNIFIVNLACADLLLGILVLPFSATLEVLDVWVFGVIWCRVWLAVDVWLCTASIFNLCCISLDRYLAITRPMKYPALMSSKRGKILVLLIWVISFIICFPPLIGWNEDSPADEDVSPQGDDDNSSSWYADFNVVGNDSFYSNTQFTIFQTVSNQLDPSCVEEHFICELTNARGYRIYASLGSFYLPMLVLIFFYIQIYRAAAKTISGYEKGVLTSKANGTSDKTSLNRAVTLRVHRGGGASTSTFTKPSVPQSLSSEMAMTYCNEQTSLKRESSFRGTVPKTTVNSSGTPPKFQKRFRSKSNTLEVFDGHAGTANNGCAGLSYQRSCTRDHRNRSADGKGANSALGHRKNLTTLQRQGRNIKAHMKKFHREKKAAKTLAIIVGAFILCWMPFFTIYVIDAFCDRCIHPQVFSVFFWLGYCNSAINPCVYALFSRDFRFAFKKLLTWKQLRRKMTKSLSENISMHQMRSTHHNSEDMSES; from the coding sequence ATGATGTCGGAGTTAACCCAAACTCTTGTTCAAGTGAACAATCCCACTGAGATCTACACCAATGACATCAGATCTGACGCGGAAAATGTCACGCGAAAATGTGTAAACGTCACGAGCACTCTCGCCTATGCGCCTGTGGACGCGGAGTTCGTCATTGCATCCGTGGTCCTCGCCGTCATCAACATGGCGGTCCTATTTGGCAACAGCCTGGTCGTGGCCGCCGTCTTCAAGACGCGGAAACTCCGCACCGTCACCAACATCTTCATCGTGAACCTGGCGTGCGCCGATCTCCTGCTCGGTATCCTCGTTCTCCCGTTCTCGGCGACTCTGGAAGTGCTCGACGTGTGGGTGTTCGGAGTCATCTGGTGTCGTGTCTGGCTCGCCGTAGACGTCTGGTTGTGCACCGCGTCCATCTTCAACCTCTGCTGCATTAGCTTGGACAGGTACCTGGCCATAACGCGACCGATGAAGTATCCCGCGCTGATGTCATCGAAACGCGGGAAAATCCTCGTGCTGTTGATATGGGTGATTTCATTCATAATCTGCTTCCCGCCGTTgattggctggaatgaggatAGTCCTGCGGACGAAGACGTTTCACCGCAGGGTGACGACGACAACAGCAGCAGTTGGTATGCAGACTTCAACGTTGTGGGTAATGATAGTTTTTATAGTAATACTCAGTTCACAATTTTCCAAACAGTTTCTAACCAGCTGGATCCTTCGTGCGTCGAGGAGCATTTTATCTGTGAGTTGACGAATGCAAGAGGATATAGAATATACGCTTCCCTTGGATCGTTTTATCTTCCAATGTTAGTTTTGATATTTTTCTACATTCAGATATACAGAGCGGCGGCCAAAACCATTTCGGGGTACGAAAAGGGGGTGCTAACTTCTAAGGCTAACGGCACCAGTGATAAAACGAGTCTTAACAGGGCGGTAACACTCAGGGTCCACAGGGGAGGTGGTGCGTCAACAAGTACCTTCACCAAGCCGTCTGTTCCGCAGTCGCTGAGTTCAGAAATGGCGATGACTTACTGCAACGAGCAGACATCATTGAAGCGTGAATCGTCCTTTAGGGGCACGGTGCCTAAAACGACTGTTAACTCGTCTGGGACACCGCCAAAGTTTCAGAAACGATTTCGCAGCAAGAGTAATACTCTAGAAGTGTTTGACGGTCACGCAGGCACCGCCAACAATGGTTGCGCCGGGCTTAGCTACCAACGTTCGTGTACCAGAGATCACAGGAACCGTTCCGCCGACGGGAAGGGGGCTAACTCTGCTCTCGGCCACAGGAAAAACTTAACAACGTTGCAGAGGCAGGGGAGGAACATCAAGGCACACATGAAGAAATTCCATCGCGAGAAAAAGGCTGCGAAAACCCTCGCTATAATAGTCGGTGCTTTTATTTTGTGCTGGATGCCGTTCTTCACGATATACGTGATTGACGCGTTCTGTGACAGGTGTATTCATCCGCAGGTCTTCTCGGTCTTCTTCTGGCTCGGATACTGCAACTCCGCCATCAATCCGTGCGTGTATGCACTATTTTCGCGCGACTTCCGCTTTGCCTTTAAAAAACTACTTACGTGGAAACAACTCCGGAGAAAGATGACAAAATCTCTGTCGGAAAATATATCGATGCACCAAATGCGATCGACTCACCACAACAGCGAGGACATGTCCGAGAGCTGA